The stretch of DNA GAGGGCGCTAAAAAACTCCGCCATCCGCTGGGCCTTTGCGGTGCTGAGCACCTCGGGCTGAACCTGGCGAACGTTGTCTAAATGCACCAGCGACTCGTCACAACTGACGTCACAACTGGGGGCATCAACGGCTTGAATTGTAGAGTTCTCTGTAGAGCGAGAATGAGCCATCGATTAGGTTTCCTGGCTTTTTCTCTATGATACTGAGAATCGTTACCACTGAACATCTGTTCAGAGGATTGAGGGCGTTGACCTCACGGGGTTTGCTCACTCCCCTGCTGCACCTGCTGCATGAAGTACAGGGTTTGCTGATAGCCTTGGCGATCGCCCTGGGCCTGAAACAGCGCCGCCGCCTGGCGCAAGTCGGCCATGGCGGCTTGGGAGTCGCCGAGCTGGTACTGCAAGATACCGCGATTGCCGTAGGCTTCAGCTAGCTCAGGGTTGAGGCGGAGCGCGGTATTGAAATCTGAGAGGGCGGCTTCGCCATTGCCCAGCTCGGTATAAATTTTGCCTCGGTTGTAGTAAGCATCGGCGTTGTCGGGGGCCAGGGCAATTGCGGCGTCTAGGTCGCTGAGGGCCTGGGGTAAGTTGCCGGTGGCGGCCAAGACAAGGCCGCGATCTAGATAGGGCTGGACAACATCAGGGGCTAGCGCAATGGCCTGGGTCAGATCGGCGATCGCCGCCTCGGCATTGGTCATGTGAGCGTGGGCTTCTCCCCGGTTGTACAGGGTTTCTGGATGGTCGGGGCGAAGCTGAAGCGCTCTGGAAAAGTCAGCGATGGCGAGCTGATAATCGCCCAGGTCGTGGTAGGCAATGCCGCGATGGAAATAGGCATCAGCACTGCTGGCATCGGCTTGAATCGCCTGGCTGTAGGTGGCGATCGCTGCCTCTAGCTGCCCCTGCTCCGCCTGCTGGCGGCCTTGATTCAGGAGATTGACGGCAACTTGCTCTACCGCGTGGGCAGGCCTTATCCCCACAGCACTTCCAGGGGCTACCACAACGGCCATTCCTAGAGCGATCGCTAACATTCTTTGGATCTGCATGGCTTCTCTCCTAACCGCACGACTGAGCTATGGGTCTTAACCGTGAGCCTGTACCGTAAGGCCCAGGCACGACTGCAAACCAGCGCCTTGTGACGCTTTACAAGCTGAGCTAACCCCATGAATCCGAGCCCCCATGAATCCGAGCCTATGGCGTTTCTGAGGCGAACCTTCACGCTTGGGGTAGAGCCTGCCTCCTACAGTGTAGCGACCGTTTTGAGGATGAGATTTTCTCTGAAACAAGATGAAAGGGGCGATCGTGATGCCGTAAAATCAGGCAAAATCAAAGGCTGACCCAGCGCACTGTGAGATGCTGCATGAAACAATACCGACCTCTGGTGAGCCTAATCGGCATGGTAGGTGGGCTACTGCTGGCGCTTCCAGTCGAAGCCGCTCAGTTTAGAACCTGGCGCTTTGACCCTCAGCAAAACCGGCTAGAGTTTTCGACCGATGCCGCCGTGCAGCCCAGGGCGCAGCTTCTCTTTAACCCCACCCGCATTGTGGTGGACTTGCCCGGCACCACCCTAGAGCAGCGGACGATTAACCAGGCCGTTGGCGGCGCTGTTAAAGCTATTCGCATTGGGCAGGTTGATGCTCAAACTACCCGGCTGGTTATTGAGCTAGCCCCTGGCTACACCCTTAACCCAGACCAGGTCGTGGTACGGGGGGAAACGCCACAGCAGTGGGTAGTGCAACTGCCCCCGCCCCAAGGTGTAACGCCTCCTCAGGCTACCCCCAGCCAAGTCAATGCCACCCCAGTCGCTGGAGCCGCTACCCAGGTTGAAGGCATACGCACTACCCCCGATGGCTTTTTCATCCGCACCTCTGGGGCAAGCCCAAGGTTGACGGTCGTGCGCAGCAGTGGCACTCAGGTAGTGCTTCAGCTCGAAAATGCTGCCGTGGCGGCAGCCCTAACCGGGCAAACTCTACCCGCCAATCAGTTTGGGGTCACCGCTTGGGATATTCAGCCGGTGAGCGCAGCGGTGCCGACTCTGCAAATTACCCTCACGGTGCCCGCCAACAGTGCCGAATGGCAAGCCTCGGTGAGCAACGGCAGCGGCATTGTGATTTTGCCGCCCAGGGGAGTCGCGATCGCCGCTGTCCCAGCCAGCCCAGTCGCGGCATCGGCTCAGGCACCCGCAGCTGTGTCGCCCCCCATTGCCGTACAACCGCCGTCTCAAGCTCCGGTGGTGCCCCCCCAGCCTGAGCCCATGATACCGGCTACCCCAGCGGTGCCCCCACCGAGTAGCGGCATTCCCAAGCAGGCGGTCACCATTGTGATCGACCCAGGCCATGGCGGGCGAGATCCGGGGGCGATCGGCGTGGGTGGCCTGCGCGAAAAAGATGTGGTCTCGGCGATTGCCTACGAAGTCGCCAGAATTTTAGAACAAAGCGGTGCGCAGGTGGTTCTGACTCGCTCCGACGATCGGGAGATGGACTTAGCCCCTCGGGTGCAAATTGCCGAGCGGGCCAATGCCGATCTCTTTGTCAGCATTCACGCCAACTCCATCAGCCTGAGTAGGCCCGAGGTAAACGGGCTTGAGACCTACTACCACAGCTCAGGGAATCGTCTCGCCCAGGTGATTCATCAATCTATTTTGCGTCTGGTGACCATGCCCGATCGCGGGGTGCGCCAGGCTCGTTTTCATGTTCTCGTAAACACCTCTATGCCATCGGTTTTAGTCGAGACCGGGTTTGTCACTGGGGCTCAAGATGCCCGTAATTTCAACGACCCGGCCTGGCGCAGCCGCATGGCTCAGGGCATTGCCGCAGGCATTTTGCAGTACGCCCAGCGATCGCTCTAGCTCTCAACTCTCCCTGCTGCGGGGCAAACCATCGCCAGGGCGAGAGCGCAGCAGCAGATGGGCCACCAGCGCCATAATCGGCAGCTCTAGCAGCGGGCCGATTACCAGGGTTAGGGCAATCAAAGGGCGATCGCCAAAGGCTGCTGCTGCCACCGCCAGCGCCACCGGAGAATTCCGCGCTAGGGTCGTGCAAGTCAGGCAAACTACCTCTGGATACGCCAGCCGCAACCGCCGCCCCAGCCATTGAGCCAGCACGAAGTTAATCACAAAAAACGAACCAATAGGCAGCAGCAACCACAGCAGCAGATCTAGACGCTGAAGTAACGCCTCGCCTTCGGCGGCAAAGATAGCCACAACGGCCAAGTTCAAACAGAGGAGCTGTACCATCGCCACCTGCGGCAGCTTTTGGTGGGGCCTGGTTGGCCCCCTTAGCCAGCTTATGCCGTAGCGAGACAGCAGCGCCAATGCCAGCGGAATCAGCAGAACGGTGGCTATTTTGCCCGCCAATACCCCAAGATCGAGTGAGACCAGCGCCTGGGCAAATAGGGCCAGATAGACGGGCAACAGCACCATCTGCAAGACAAAGTTCAGCGGTAGTAGAGCCGTCGCGAGGCTGACATTGCCCTTGGCAATGCCGGTAAACACCAGATACCAATCAGTACAAGGGGTCACCATCAACATCAGCAGGCCCACCCGCAAATCGGGCGCATCTCGCAGAAACAGCGCCCCCAAACCCCAAGCCAGCAGGGGTGTCCAAACAAAGTTGACCGCCAGGCTGGCAAGGGTCACACGGTAGTTGCCAAAAGCTCTACCCAGGTGCCGCAGCGGAATTGGCAGAAACGCCGCGTACAGCATCCCCATCAACAGCGGTGTAATGAGATGGTCTGCCAGGGCAGCAACGTCGCCAATCTGCGCCAGACCTAGCCCCAGTAGCACCGAAAGCAGAATTAGCAGGGGCTGCGATCGCTCAAACCAGGTCATGGTTAGGGTATCTGTGGTTGCAATTTTGCGGTCGATTAGTGATTATGCCGCAGTGACTCCTGCATTTCTCCCGTGGGGTCATCGCAACACTCAGACCAAACTATCTCATCTACAGGAGTCTCACCATAACGCGTAAGATTCCCCATAGCAAAGAAACCTGTATACCTCATTATCATGAGCCTTGTAATATTCTCAGCGACTCTCTTCCAGAAAGGTTAGCAACTATGTACTTCACCATGAATCTGGGACAGTATTAGTTATCCTTCGCTCTGGTTAAATCTCGAACGATTGGATCTGAATGTTATGACCTTACAGGCTGAATTTGACGCCTGGCAAACCAAATGGTGAGCGGAGGCACTAGAAACCACATTGACAATGGCACTAACCCAGTGCCTAAAATCGGAATTGTTGGCATGGACTCGGCATAAGTCCACCGATTGAGGGGGCCAGTAGCCAAGGCTTCGGCAACAACGGTGATAACCACTCCTACGAGGATAAAAACACCCATTTGGCTACGGTTTGGGTAACGTAACCATTGACGAGACTTCGATAGAGCTGCAACGGCCCAAAATGCAATCAATATAATTACGACATCTCCGACTGTAGCGAGGGTGCAATTTCTGACTATATCGAAGTGGGAGTATCCAGCCGGAATTTGGTAAAACCGCATTTGCTGAATTTCCCAAAAGAAAGACAGCAGATAAGAGAATATGGCAATATTGACCTCGGGTAAATTTAGCCAATTCGAGGGACTATAATAGTTCATGGCTTTAAGCTTATTTGTAATAAATTAGGCTTGATCGGACAGTTTCTCAAATAGCCTCTAGACAATTCAGAGCCAGGCCCACTTCTTCAATCAGGCTGCAAATTTTAACGTCGGATGGCTTGTCTAGAGGACGGGCGGCCCAGCTCGTGCGGTAGGTTTCTAGCATGGTTTTACGGGCGGTGGCCTGCTGAATTTCTTGCTCCAGGGTCGCAATTTTGCAGTCGATTAGCGTTTTAACCAGGGTGCAGACCGGCTCCCCCTGCTTGCGAACATCAAACACCTGCTGAATTTCTGCCAGGGAAAACTGCAATGTCTGGGCCTGCTTAATGAATAGCAGACGAGTAACGGCTTCGTCATCGTAATAGCGATAGCCATTCTCAGCTTTGCTCACCGATTCTAGTAGGTGCAGCGACTCGTAGTAGCGAATGGTGGCTACCGTCACGTGGGCCTGTTTGGCCAGCTCGCCTATTTTGAGGAGTTTCTTCATTGTCTGAGCAGGCCATCCTTTTAGAAAAAGACCGATTGGGGATGCGCGACCATTGTCGCTAGAGCTAGCTTAGTGCAAGTTTGGGGGGTTGACTCTCAAGCCAACCTCAGGGTTTACCTTATGGAAAGTCTCGTCTAGAGGCCGTTTGATTCACCATTCTTACCAAAGAGGTCAATTCCGATGCTCAAAGTTCCTCAGATTAAGAGGCTCTCCCTGGCGGCTGTTTCTGCCCTTGTTCTGACCGCTGCCGTGGCTGGCGTTGCTGCTGCCGCCCCCTGCCTGTTCCCCACCCCTGATTGCCCCCCCTCTAACTGCGACTAAGCTAAAGACGATAAGGCTGTTTTAGAGACCAGATAGCCTCTCAAGCCGCCCGCAGTGCCCATGCTAAAAGCGTCTTTCCAGCTTGGGCAGTACACGGACTCATACCTGTACCAGCAACCTAGCCCACACCAGATCTAACGCGCTTGTAGCGCTCAAACAAGTGGTGGCTAGGTTGTCTGGCTAAAATTTTACCAGCAGCGCGGTGCTGTACATCACAAGTAGCCCGGTCGTAAAGCCAGCCAAACTCAGCCCTGCCAAGCCAGAGAGACTTGACCGATGCAGTTGCTGCTGTAGGTAAGTGCCTAGTTCTACAATCACCTGCAAAATCGCTCCTGCACCAATGCCCAAGAATAGGGCCGCCCAATGGGGAGAAAAAGCAAAAGCCCCCACCCACAGCCCCACTACAGCAGGGAGTCCAGCCAGGGCGGCCAGCGCCACACAGGTCTGCCAGCGCAGTTTTTGCTTGAGCAGCGGCGCGACAATGCCCAGTCCTTCAGTCAGGTTGTGGAGCGTAAAGCCAATCACCAGAAATGAACCCAAGGCAATTTCCCCCAGGGCAAAGGCGGTGCCGATCGCCAGCCCTTCGCCCAGATTGTGCAGGCCAATACCTAGGGCCATGTAGGTAGAGAGCGCAGAGCCTTCGGGC from Leptolyngbya sp. KIOST-1 encodes:
- a CDS encoding MerR family transcriptional regulator — encoded protein: MKKLLKIGELAKQAHVTVATIRYYESLHLLESVSKAENGYRYYDDEAVTRLLFIKQAQTLQFSLAEIQQVFDVRKQGEPVCTLVKTLIDCKIATLEQEIQQATARKTMLETYRTSWAARPLDKPSDVKICSLIEEVGLALNCLEAI
- a CDS encoding N-acetylmuramoyl-L-alanine amidase; its protein translation is MKQYRPLVSLIGMVGGLLLALPVEAAQFRTWRFDPQQNRLEFSTDAAVQPRAQLLFNPTRIVVDLPGTTLEQRTINQAVGGAVKAIRIGQVDAQTTRLVIELAPGYTLNPDQVVVRGETPQQWVVQLPPPQGVTPPQATPSQVNATPVAGAATQVEGIRTTPDGFFIRTSGASPRLTVVRSSGTQVVLQLENAAVAAALTGQTLPANQFGVTAWDIQPVSAAVPTLQITLTVPANSAEWQASVSNGSGIVILPPRGVAIAAVPASPVAASAQAPAAVSPPIAVQPPSQAPVVPPQPEPMIPATPAVPPPSSGIPKQAVTIVIDPGHGGRDPGAIGVGGLREKDVVSAIAYEVARILEQSGAQVVLTRSDDREMDLAPRVQIAERANADLFVSIHANSISLSRPEVNGLETYYHSSGNRLAQVIHQSILRLVTMPDRGVRQARFHVLVNTSMPSVLVETGFVTGAQDARNFNDPAWRSRMAQGIAAGILQYAQRSL
- a CDS encoding tetratricopeptide repeat protein translates to MQIQRMLAIALGMAVVVAPGSAVGIRPAHAVEQVAVNLLNQGRQQAEQGQLEAAIATYSQAIQADASSADAYFHRGIAYHDLGDYQLAIADFSRALQLRPDHPETLYNRGEAHAHMTNAEAAIADLTQAIALAPDVVQPYLDRGLVLAATGNLPQALSDLDAAIALAPDNADAYYNRGKIYTELGNGEAALSDFNTALRLNPELAEAYGNRGILQYQLGDSQAAMADLRQAAALFQAQGDRQGYQQTLYFMQQVQQGSEQTP
- a CDS encoding arsenic resistance protein, whose protein sequence is MTWFERSQPLLILLSVLLGLGLAQIGDVAALADHLITPLLMGMLYAAFLPIPLRHLGRAFGNYRVTLASLAVNFVWTPLLAWGLGALFLRDAPDLRVGLLMLMVTPCTDWYLVFTGIAKGNVSLATALLPLNFVLQMVLLPVYLALFAQALVSLDLGVLAGKIATVLLIPLALALLSRYGISWLRGPTRPHQKLPQVAMVQLLCLNLAVVAIFAAEGEALLQRLDLLLWLLLPIGSFFVINFVLAQWLGRRLRLAYPEVVCLTCTTLARNSPVALAVAAAAFGDRPLIALTLVIGPLLELPIMALVAHLLLRSRPGDGLPRSRES